A stretch of DNA from Oncorhynchus keta strain PuntledgeMale-10-30-2019 chromosome 17, Oket_V2, whole genome shotgun sequence:
ACAGGTGAAGGCACAGCCACACGAAGCCAAGGTTGAGTTTCTGAGATCAAAAGGCCTTTGTTTTGGCTGTTTGATGAGAGGACACTTAAGCAAAGAATGTAAAAGAAGGATGACCTGTCAGAAATGTCAAAGAAAGCACCCCACTATCCTGCAcattgaaggaagagagagatttaGATCTCTGAAGGCAGATACGAGGGGTGTAGCAGTAAAGCGGGAGGAGACTGTCAGCAGTGCTCTTGTTTCACTGGAAGCTGGCGAAGATACCGGGGCCGGTACAGATTGTGCACTTGCGATTGTGCCAGTTCAAGTAAAGATggcaaatggaagcaagtctacgTTAACCTATGCATTTCTCGATTCTGGTAGCTCAGCAACATTTTGTACGGAGAGACTCATGAGGCAGTTGCAAGCTAAAGGCAGTGAGACTGAAATTCTGCTTCGCACAATGGGGCAGGAGAGTCCTACCAAGAGCTTTGAGATATCTGGATTAGAGATTGGCAATGTGGAAGGTGACACATTTCTTGCATTACCAAAGGTCTACACCCAAAATAAGATCCCAGTGACAAGAGAGAACATTCCCACTCAGAAAGATCTCAAAAGGTGGCCATACCTGAAAGAAGTTCAGTTGAAGGAAATTGACGCCGACATCGAACTCCTGATTGGCGTAAATGCTCCAAAGGCAATGGAACCCTGGAAAATCATAAATAGTCAAGGCAACGGACCGTATGCAGTGAAAACCCTCTTTGGATGGGTGATGAACGGTCCTCTTAACATTTGTACCATGGCAGAAGAATCTGGGCACACTACGGTGATGGCCAATCGTATCTCAATTGCCGACCTGGGGGTTCTTCTTGTAAATCAGTACAACCATGACTTCCCTGAGAGAGGGTATGAAGAGAAAAGTGAGATGTCAGCTGAGGATCATAGGTTTATGGAGATCGTATCAAGTTCCATAACCCTCAAAGACCATCACTACTACTTACCGTTGCCCTTTCGCAAAAAGGATGTTGTCCTGCCAAACAATCATGACATGGCAAAGCAGCGGGCTATAAATATTATCAGGAAGTTCAAGAAGGACAAAGGTTACGCTGCAGAGTACAAAGGCTTCATGGAAGAGATGATAACAAAAGGTTACGCCGAGAAGGTACAAGAACAGCTCCTCGGAGAGAAAGGCAAGGTATGGTACATACCACACCATGGCGTTCACCATAAGCGCAAAGGAACGATACGAGTAGTGTTTGACTGTTCATCATCCTATAAAGGTACATCTCTTAAcagtgaactccttcaaggcccTGACCTGGCAAACACGCTTATAGGAGTCTTGCTAAGATTTAGGCAAGAGCACATTGCCATGATGGCAGACATCGAAGGAATGTTCCATCAAGTACGTGTCCATGAAGATTACTTAGACTTCCTGCGATTCCTATGGTGGCCGGATGGTGATACTAACAAAAGATTGGAGGAGTACAGAATGACTGTACATCTTTTCGGTGCTATATCCTCTCCAAGTTGTGCAAACTTTTCACTGCGAAAGACTGCAGAAGACAACTGTGAGAGGTACGATGAAGAAGTAATTCAAACAGTCAAGTCCAACTTCTATGTTGATGACTGCCTCAAGTCAGTGGCCACAGAAGAACAAGCCATAGCTCTCACGAAAAACCTCAGGGATGTGTGCTCTCAGGGTGGGTTCAAATTGACCAAGTGGGTCAGCAACAGCCGCACTGTGCTGGCTTCTATCTCTGATGAACACAAAGCCAAGCAGATAAAAGAACTGGACCTGGACAGAGAAAAGCTGCCTGTTGAAAGAGCACTTGGAATCCGATGGAACATTGAAAGTGATGCATTTACCTTCCGAGTCACTGTCAAGAACAGACCCCTTACAAGAAGAGGTATTCTCTCAACTGTCAGCTCTATTTATGATCCATTAGGTTTCCTCGCCCCATTTGTATTAAAGGCAAAGCAAATCCTTCAAAGGCTCTGCAAGCTAAAGTGTGGATGGGACGAAGTCATCCCTGAAGAACACTCTATTTCATGGCAGGGATGGCTCTCAGAGCTGGACCAGCTCTCCAGATTCcagatagacaggtgtatgaTGCCTGAGAACTTTGGTCAAGTCAAGACGGCACAGCTGCATCACTTCGGTGATGCAAGTGAACAAGGTTATGGCACGGCAAGTTACCTTAGGTTCACAAACGGTATGGAAAAGGTTCACATTGCATTCATACTAGGGAAATCAAGGGTGACTCCACTCAAGCAGATGACAATCCCCAGACTGGAACTTGCTGCAGCAACATTGGCAGTGCGAGTGGACAGGATGTTAAAGTTGGAGCTCCAGATTGAACTTGAGGAGTCAACTTTTTGGACGGACAGCCAGTCTGTGCTAAAATACATCCGCAATGATACCAAGAGATTCCATACCTTTGTGGCTAATAGGGTTGCTATGATCCGTGACCTATCGAAAGCAAAACAGTGGAGGTATTTGAACTCAAAACAACCCAGCCGATGATGCCTCAAGAGGATTATACGTTGAAATGTTCCTGAACTCAAAGAGATGGCATAAAGGACCAGAATTCCTGGAGAAACCAGAAACTCAATGGCCGAAAGTCCCCGAGGAGCTTGGCTCCATCCCTCCGGATGATCCAGAGGTGAGAAAAGACGTAATCGTAAACCATACAAGTGTGGAAGAAAAGAGTCCAACCAGCAAACTGATTGAGTACTATTCAACATGGAACAGCTTGAAGAAAGCAGTTGCCTGGATGCTGAAACTGAAGAAACGTCTTCTACAGTTAAGCCAGAAAAGGAAAATTATCTCTcaaactgatccaagatcagaTCAGAGTCTGACAAACTCACTGAAGGAACAAATTGACAAGTTCAAACTGACGTTTGGAAAAGAAAGTCTGTCTGTGTATGACCTAGATGAAGCAGAAAAGGTCATCATTCGATTTGAACAACGACAGCACTTTAAACAAGACATTGCACTAGTTGTGAAAGGAAAACAATGTGCCAAGAGAAGTGGCTCAATCTGTAAGCTTGATCCAATTGTTGACAATGGCATTCTGAGAGTAGGAGGAAGGTTAAGCAAAGCTGCTATGCCTACGGAACTAAAGAATCCTATGATCCTGCCCAAAGACTCCTACATCTCTAGACTGATCTTACTGCACATCCATGAGCAGGTTGGCCACTCTGGGAGAGGTCACATGCTTTCTAGACTTCGCCAACGATATTGGATACCCTGTGCCAACTCTTTAGCAAGGAAGATCCTTAAGAGCTGTGTCTTTTGCAGGCGGATGCAAGCTAGAGCTGGAGAACAGAAGATGGCCGACCTTCCACAAGATCGGGTGTCACCTGATTTGCCGCCTTTCACTCATGTGGGCATAGATTACTTCGGCCCCATAGAGGTGAAGCGAGGCCGCGTTCATGTGAAGCGGTATGGTGTGATCTTTACTTGCCTTGTGAGTCGAGCTGTCCATCTTGAAGTTGCTAGTTATCTGGATACTGATTCCTGCATCAATGCCCTGCGCAGGTTCATTTGTCGAAGGGGCCCAGTAACAAGTATCAGAACAGACAATGGCACCAACTTtgttggaacacacagagagctaGGAGAAGCTATGAAAGAGCTGGATCACAACAAGATTCAAAAAGAATTACTGAAGGAAGGAGTGACATGGTCATTCAACCCTCCCTCTGGAGCCCACCAcgggggggtatgggagaggttgatccgactGGTGAAAAAGATCCTCTATTCAATCCTTAAAGAGCAAGTACTGGATGATGAGGCTTTGCAGACAGCCTTGTGTGAAGTTGAGGCGATTATGAATGACAGACCAATCACTACTGTAACAAATGACCCTAATGATCTAGAACCCCTGACTCCGaaccatctgcttcatctgaaggCTAAGCCAGTCCTGCCACCAGGACTATTCCAGAGAAGCGACCTATACTCACGAAGGAGATGGAAGCAAGTACAATATATCACTGACCTCTTCTGGAAGAGATGGATCAGGGAGTATCTTCCACTTATGCAGGAGCGGAACAAGTGGAACAAAACTAAGAGAAACTTCAGTCCTGGTGACCTCGTGGTCATCGTCGATGACACCGCCCCAAGGAACTCTTGGCTAATGGGGCGTGTGGTGGAGGCTTTGCCAGGGGCCAAAGGTCTTGTACGGAGCGTCATGGTTAAGACTTAAGACCAATATCTTACAGAGACCTATCAATAAACTCTGTCTGCTCCTTGAGGCGacggagtgacacacacacacacacacacagtgctccatCTTAGAATCACGTGCACCTCTGATTCGTTGATGTCGTACTCTTGCATTctttgatgtcatacattttTGGATGTCAAACTCTTGACATTTTTTGAAGTTGAACACCTTTACACTTCAACTCAGACTGAGATCTATGGACTATTTTCCTATATGGTaccttgtatatttgtatatagctACGAACTGTAATAGTGCTCTGGTATAGAATGTTTTGTGTATTGGCTCTACGTTTGAATTTAAAGTAATTGTTGTGCATTCAGTGCAGTCAACAATTAGGGGCCGgtatgttagagccgatttggacatatttgtataatagaccgaacatatggagctccatgtatatttgtgtaaatgtattaaatattaatgtaaatgatgaaatattaggtacgtacctttatgatttatatttacctgattgagatatattcatttgttgttagtgtaacttagtttttggccccccctcttgcctattcattgtattgtggtaagtgtgttaggataaaggcaggaagttgggccttcgggagagggagtccttgctcgatgcgggagcggtatagttttttgacttgaatgtagtggcttcctttcgtctttaccatagccactgcccaagcctgaagcggggttgtttggtacgcatacagacatacagacatacagacatgtcataatatgtattttccatatcaagtattttgtgctttaagttgattggagaatcatttatttgttagatataagaagaataaacatttttgttgcaccatatccctggatgtcatggaatgtttggccgtttggaaaccttgagtgtggactgtaagcgtaccaaacaaccccgcttcaggcttgggcagtggctatggtaaagacgaaaggaagccactacagcCACTTTACAGTACTTCTCTGGCTTCGTTTACACAggtagcccaattctgatctttttttcacaaattggtcttttgaccaatcagatcagctctgaagaAGATCTGACGTCAAAATATTATATATAAACGCAGTCTCTGACACAGTCTATCAATTAAACAATTTTGAAAACACTGCaaatcatattattattaatgtCATGAGAAAACATTCAAGGAATCATTCTAGTTTGTATTCCCCAT
This window harbors:
- the LOC127908283 gene encoding uncharacterized protein LOC127908283 codes for the protein MEEMITKGYAEKVQEQLLGEKGKVWYIPHHGVHHKRKGTIRVVFDCSSSYKGTSLNSELLQGPDLANTLIGVLLRFRQEHIAMMADIEGMFHQVRVHEDYLDFLRFLWWPDGDTNKRLEEYRMTVHLFGAISSPSCANFSLRKTAEDNCERYDEEVIQTVKSNFYVDDCLKSVATEEQAIALTKNLRDVCSQGGFKLTKWVSNSRTVLASISDEHKAKQIKELDLDREKLPVERALGIRWNIESDAFTFRVTVKNRPLTRRGILSTVSSIYDPLGFLAPFVLKAKQILQRLCKLKCGWDEVIPEEHSISWQGWLSELDQLSRFQIDRCMMPENFGQVKTAQLHHFGDASEQGYGTASYLRFTNGMEKVHIAFILGKSRVTPLKQMTIPRLELAAATLAVRVDRMLKLELQIELEESTFWTDSQSVLKYIRNDTKRFHTFVANRVAMIRDLSKAKQWRYLNSKQPSR